In one Candidatus Zixiibacteriota bacterium genomic region, the following are encoded:
- a CDS encoding T9SS type A sorting domain-containing protein, which yields MMQKRTLYSLLLASLLLVFAFSFATAQTVTFQSKTVPRCATTILNITVNTPEPLSAFEIVFTLSGSYSDFSVNFDAGLTALPDRVLQVGGTPDTVRMAAMRINTGDNCLPAGTTVVGQIHLKTGDICSGSIVVSGATITGTSQCGCPIGASTKLVKCSPVEELATTVVAGTVTVQNATPTIACPGPITVPWGTVVEFDVTGNDTDLGNGCETLQYSKVSGPGSVNLTTGHFIWATGGDDICVSTVVLRVTDKCGATADCSVEICVTNEPPVITSDPDAVLQAVWAILLSGQVVANDPDGGPSALSYSLVSFDGPTYYGTGFNLDANTGEWTWDIGDNSDYLGDFTLCIAASDGAEICPPCNVTNADTACYKIHVSGFTIWIEKVHDQLQGHYATASIYLDSAFVPAGFTSDLIGGFDFLIAYDASALTFTQATPGALIDSGGFEYFTYRFGPFGNCGSGCPSGMLRVVGLRETNNGATNPNHVAGPGELVVLHFFVTNDRTLNCMFVPIRFFWLDCADNVMASEDGNLLYLGLKVFDFLGNEITDPVSYGFNGPADTCYDTVFNDTGGVKNAPLGAIIFRNGGIDIICSDSIDARGDINLNGIPNEIGDAVVFTNYFISGLAAFTINLEGQIAATEVNGDGIPLSVADLVYLIRVIVGDALPYAKVTPGTVAEFYSNGKDITVKTPVDIGGALFVFEGEVTPMLANDARDMELKYATVDGMTRVLVYSMERGRLTSGSVLTLSSEATLISVEAATYYGSILETRKNFVPTEFGLSQNYPNPFNPTTTIELALPVASDWSVSIYNVSGQRVAAFSGYSPAGVVTVNWDAANMASGLYFYKAEAGAFSATKKMVLLK from the coding sequence ATGATGCAAAAAAGAACCCTTTATTCTTTACTGCTGGCTTCGTTACTTCTGGTATTCGCTTTCTCCTTCGCGACCGCCCAGACGGTGACGTTTCAGTCGAAGACGGTTCCGCGTTGCGCCACGACGATACTGAACATCACGGTTAACACCCCGGAGCCGCTGAGCGCTTTTGAGATTGTTTTTACGCTCAGTGGCAGTTACAGCGATTTCTCGGTCAATTTTGACGCCGGTTTGACGGCGTTGCCGGACCGGGTATTGCAGGTTGGTGGGACACCGGATACGGTACGGATGGCGGCGATGCGGATCAACACCGGCGATAACTGCCTTCCGGCGGGGACGACGGTCGTTGGTCAAATCCATCTGAAGACTGGCGACATCTGCAGCGGTTCGATCGTGGTCAGCGGGGCGACCATAACCGGGACCAGCCAGTGCGGCTGCCCGATTGGGGCGTCAACCAAGCTGGTCAAATGCAGTCCAGTGGAGGAGCTGGCGACGACGGTCGTGGCTGGAACGGTTACCGTTCAGAATGCGACTCCCACTATAGCCTGTCCCGGTCCGATTACGGTTCCGTGGGGCACGGTGGTGGAGTTTGACGTGACCGGTAACGATACCGACCTGGGCAACGGTTGCGAAACCCTACAGTATTCCAAGGTGTCAGGACCTGGTTCGGTCAATCTGACCACCGGTCATTTCATCTGGGCTACCGGCGGGGACGACATCTGCGTTTCGACGGTAGTGCTGCGGGTGACCGACAAGTGCGGCGCCACCGCTGATTGCTCGGTCGAAATCTGTGTTACTAACGAGCCTCCGGTTATTACTTCTGACCCTGACGCCGTTCTTCAGGCGGTCTGGGCGATTCTTCTTTCCGGTCAGGTTGTGGCGAATGACCCTGACGGCGGACCATCCGCACTCAGTTATTCGCTGGTCAGTTTTGACGGTCCGACCTACTATGGCACCGGATTCAACCTGGACGCTAATACTGGCGAATGGACCTGGGATATTGGCGACAATTCCGACTATCTGGGTGATTTCACCCTCTGTATCGCGGCTTCGGACGGAGCCGAGATCTGCCCTCCGTGCAATGTCACCAATGCCGATACGGCCTGCTACAAGATACATGTGAGCGGCTTCACTATCTGGATTGAGAAGGTTCACGACCAGTTGCAGGGTCATTATGCCACCGCTTCGATCTATCTGGATTCGGCCTTTGTTCCGGCGGGATTCACCTCGGATCTGATTGGTGGTTTTGACTTCCTTATTGCTTATGATGCCTCGGCGCTGACCTTCACTCAGGCGACTCCCGGAGCCCTGATTGACAGCGGCGGCTTTGAGTATTTCACCTATCGTTTTGGTCCTTTTGGCAACTGCGGCAGCGGCTGTCCTTCGGGCATGCTGCGGGTAGTTGGTCTTCGTGAGACCAATAACGGCGCCACCAATCCCAACCATGTAGCCGGACCTGGCGAACTGGTCGTTCTGCACTTCTTTGTGACCAACGACCGGACTTTGAACTGCATGTTCGTGCCGATTCGGTTCTTCTGGCTTGATTGCGCTGACAACGTTATGGCCAGCGAGGATGGTAATCTCCTTTATCTGGGTCTGAAGGTTTTTGACTTCCTGGGCAATGAGATTACCGACCCGGTCTCTTACGGATTTAATGGACCGGCCGATACCTGCTACGACACGGTTTTCAACGACACCGGTGGTGTGAAGAATGCTCCTCTGGGCGCGATCATCTTCCGCAACGGCGGTATTGATATTATCTGTTCCGATAGTATTGACGCCCGCGGGGATATCAACCTGAACGGCATTCCCAACGAAATCGGTGACGCGGTGGTCTTCACCAACTACTTCATCAGCGGTCTGGCGGCCTTCACGATTAATCTGGAAGGTCAGATAGCCGCTACGGAAGTTAACGGTGACGGGATCCCGCTGTCGGTGGCGGATCTGGTTTACCTGATACGGGTAATCGTTGGCGACGCTCTGCCGTATGCCAAGGTGACCCCGGGGACGGTTGCCGAATTCTACTCCAATGGCAAAGATATAACGGTGAAGACGCCGGTTGATATCGGCGGCGCGCTGTTTGTCTTTGAAGGCGAAGTCACCCCGATGCTGGCTAACGACGCTCGCGATATGGAGCTGAAGTATGCCACCGTCGACGGCATGACGAGAGTTTTGGTTTACAGCATGGAGCGGGGTCGTCTTACCAGCGGTTCCGTTCTGACTCTCTCGAGCGAAGCGACTCTGATCTCGGTGGAAGCGGCCACTTACTATGGCTCTATCCTGGAGACCCGGAAGAACTTTGTGCCGACCGAGTTTGGTCTGAGCCAGAACTATCCGAACCCGTTCAACCCGACAACCACCATCGAGCTGGCTCTGCCGGTGGCTTCCGACTGGTCGGTGAGCATTTACAATGTCTCCGGTCAGCGGGTCGCCGCCTTCTCCGGATACAGCCCGGCCGGCGTTGTCACGGTTAACTGGGATGCCGCCAATATGGCTTCCGGCCTCTACTTCTACAAGGCTGAAGCCGGCGCCTTCTCGGCTACCAAGAAAATGGTCCTCCTGAAGTAA